The Sphingobacteriales bacterium genome has a segment encoding these proteins:
- a CDS encoding DUF11 domain-containing protein produces the protein MKEKTLQIRFITSIIAFFLLFCSGGLKAATLTVGPAATGATYTTIALAYAAAVDGDIIQVLPTTGGVTYDEDIIKFPSDVLIVTKSVTIDGGGNTIVNNGDGVGAFQFSGVGKTMKLQNVNLCSFNRTGGFATTISVDPKLGVPVEFLNVNVSGSTSGNYAVLFEGAVNWTGGSIGNNATGGLEINSDDSNTPNTGFTVNITDAIIDCNGGPTLGCTGAGIWIHTSEITRGITTNIIGGSVSGNGSGSCPGAGIYFDVWGGSHLDIVGTKFVGNSDLSISGNEGSAILIFDAGSGNPTFDIDDAIFDSNTNSSNAYIKATAGSPSGTVDNCIFRNNAASIEADATVTFTSNIFENSGTANTGTYVSSTVVTTGAGASTNTTATFNYSGTTLASCSADCTPATGPGVGATITTGCTGEGGILTSTSTGQWYYQQGTTVTAISGATGTTATIPTGLAGEYTIFYQDVPTANGTDPIIGFTVGAACPSCDLQLVKTVSNATPNVGDVVTFTITVSNGGTADATGISVEDVLPNGYTNITNISGAGVLSGSTITWSGLSIVNGNSAVLTFDAEVVTRVQG, from the coding sequence ATGAAAGAAAAAACATTACAAATTCGCTTTATCACGAGCATAATAGCTTTCTTTTTGCTATTCTGTTCGGGAGGCTTAAAGGCGGCTACTTTAACGGTGGGTCCGGCAGCTACCGGAGCTACTTATACAACCATTGCATTAGCTTATGCTGCTGCGGTTGACGGTGATATTATCCAAGTATTGCCCACCACCGGAGGTGTGACGTATGATGAGGACATTATTAAATTTCCTTCAGATGTTTTGATTGTAACGAAATCTGTTACGATAGACGGAGGAGGCAATACGATTGTAAATAATGGCGATGGAGTAGGAGCATTTCAATTTTCTGGTGTCGGAAAAACGATGAAATTACAAAATGTGAATTTATGTAGTTTTAACAGGACGGGAGGATTTGCTACTACTATTTCAGTAGATCCTAAACTAGGAGTGCCTGTGGAGTTTCTAAATGTAAATGTGTCCGGCTCTACCTCTGGTAACTATGCAGTATTGTTTGAAGGAGCCGTGAATTGGACAGGAGGTAGTATCGGCAACAATGCTACAGGAGGATTGGAAATAAATAGTGATGATTCTAATACACCCAATACAGGATTTACAGTAAACATAACGGATGCAATTATTGATTGTAATGGAGGTCCTACATTGGGTTGTACAGGTGCTGGTATTTGGATACATACTTCGGAGATTACAAGAGGAATAACAACCAATATTATTGGTGGATCCGTATCTGGAAATGGCTCTGGTTCATGTCCTGGTGCAGGTATATATTTTGATGTTTGGGGTGGTTCACATTTAGATATAGTAGGTACAAAATTCGTTGGAAATAGCGATTTAAGTATTTCAGGAAATGAAGGAAGTGCCATATTGATTTTCGATGCTGGTAGTGGTAATCCTACTTTTGATATTGATGATGCAATTTTTGATTCAAATACTAACTCTTCTAATGCCTACATAAAGGCAACAGCTGGTTCGCCAAGTGGAACAGTAGATAATTGTATTTTTAGGAACAATGCAGCTAGCATAGAAGCAGATGCTACTGTGACCTTTACAAGCAATATTTTTGAAAACAGCGGAACAGCCAATACAGGTACTTATGTTAGTAGTACAGTTGTCACTACCGGAGCAGGTGCTTCAACGAATACCACCGCTACTTTTAATTATTCGGGTACAACTTTAGCAAGCTGTAGTGCTGATTGTACTCCGGCTACTGGACCTGGTGTAGGTGCTACTATTACCACCGGTTGTACGGGTGAAGGCGGTATTCTGACTTCTACTTCTACCGGTCAATGGTATTACCAGCAAGGAACAACTGTAACGGCTATTTCAGGAGCTACGGGTACTACGGCAACAATTCCAACCGGACTGGCAGGAGAATATACCATTTTCTATCAAGATGTACCAACAGCGAATGGAACAGACCCTATTATTGGTTTTACGGTAGGCGCGGCTTGTCCGAGTTGCGACCTCCAACTCGTAAAAACAGTGAGCAATGCTACACCCAATGTGGGCGATGTAGTAACCTTTACCATTACCGTCAGCAATGGCGGCACTGCTGATGCCACAGGCATTTCAGTAGAAGATGTATTACCCAACGGCTATACCAATATTACGAATATTTCCGGTGCAGGAGTTTTATCAGGCAGCACCATTACTTGGAGTGGTTTGAGCATTGTTAATGGCAATAGTGCTGTATTAACTTTTGATGCTGAGGTAGTGACTCGGGTGCAGGGGTAA
- a CDS encoding acetyl-CoA C-acyltransferase — MNKKVFIVSMARTPIGAFNGALSELNAIQLGAIAVKGALQRAGIDGNSVDALYLGNVLQANNGQAPARQVALAAGISANTPCTTINKVCASGMKSIIIGTQDILLGDADVVVVGGFESMSNAPYYIPQGRNGMRYGNKELVDAIVRDGLQDPYKGYMMGNAAEICAETCNIPRERQDSYAHESYMRAKEAHEKGYFADELIAVEIPQRKGNPIVVDKDEECQRYDASRLSTLAPAFKKDGTVTAINASKINDGAAAIVLMSEEKMKSLGLQPLAEVVSYADAEQEPEWFTTTPAKALPKALKKAGLSIDQIDKFEINEAFSVVALANMDMLNISSDKLNVLGGAISLGHPIGASGARIICTLISALRHKGGKHGAAAICNGGGGASAIVIRLA; from the coding sequence ATGAACAAAAAAGTATTTATTGTATCTATGGCACGCACGCCCATAGGTGCTTTTAATGGTGCTTTGAGCGAGTTGAATGCCATACAATTGGGTGCCATTGCCGTAAAAGGAGCATTGCAACGCGCCGGAATCGATGGCAACAGCGTAGATGCGCTGTATTTGGGAAATGTATTGCAAGCCAACAACGGGCAAGCTCCGGCACGCCAAGTGGCTTTGGCGGCAGGCATCTCGGCAAATACGCCTTGCACTACCATCAACAAAGTGTGCGCTTCGGGTATGAAAAGTATCATCATCGGTACACAGGATATTTTGCTCGGAGATGCCGATGTAGTAGTGGTGGGCGGTTTTGAAAGTATGAGCAATGCCCCCTATTATATTCCGCAAGGCAGAAACGGAATGCGCTATGGCAACAAAGAGTTGGTTGATGCCATTGTAAGAGATGGTTTGCAAGACCCCTACAAAGGCTATATGATGGGCAATGCCGCCGAAATTTGTGCCGAAACCTGCAATATACCGCGCGAACGTCAGGACAGCTACGCTCACGAGTCGTATATGCGTGCCAAAGAAGCCCACGAAAAAGGGTATTTCGCCGATGAGCTGATAGCGGTGGAAATTCCGCAGCGCAAAGGCAACCCGATTGTAGTTGATAAAGATGAAGAATGCCAACGCTACGATGCGAGCCGCCTGAGTACTTTGGCTCCGGCTTTCAAAAAAGATGGCACAGTAACTGCTATCAATGCTTCTAAAATCAACGACGGAGCAGCAGCTATCGTGCTGATGAGTGAAGAAAAAATGAAATCTCTCGGTTTGCAGCCTTTGGCTGAGGTAGTGAGCTATGCCGATGCCGAACAAGAGCCGGAATGGTTTACGACCACACCTGCCAAAGCCTTGCCCAAAGCCCTCAAAAAAGCAGGCTTGAGCATTGATCAAATAGATAAATTTGAAATCAATGAAGCATTTTCGGTGGTGGCATTAGCGAATATGGATATGCTGAACATCAGCAGCGACAAACTCAATGTATTGGGCGGTGCTATATCCTTGGGACACCCCATCGGTGCTTCGGGTGCGCGTATCATTTGTACGCTTATTTCGGCATTGCGCCACAAAGGAGGCAAGCACGGAGCAGCCGCTATTTGTAATGGTGGTGGTGGTGCTTCGGCTATCGTGATACGTTTGGCATAA